In Corynebacterium frankenforstense DSM 45800, the DNA window AGTGATATTGCCCCGCTGATCTTTGTCAACAGTGCCGACACCAAGGCGGGCCAACTGTTCTCCTTTTTCCACGAGTGCGCGCATATCTGGCGCGGGGACAGCGGGGTCAGCGTGGATATCTCCCCGGATTCTCGCGCCGGCGGCGGGGTGGAAGCCTGGTGCAACAAGGTCGCCGCCGAAGTGCTGGTGCCGGCCGACGATCTGCGGGCGGAAGGCGTCCGCGCCGCCGCGCTCGCCGAGGACGCGGAGCGCTTGGCCCGCGAGCGTTATCTGTGCTCCCCGCTGGTGGTGATCCTCGCCGCCAAGGCGGCGGGACTTGTGGACGCTGAGCGCGCGGACCGGGTCTTCAGCCGCGAAAGCGCCCGGCTTGCGGCCCTGGCGGCCAAGACCGGCAAAGGCGGCGGAGACTTCTACCGCACGCTGCCCGCCCGCATCGGTCGTACCGCCTACGAGGCCATCCTGCGCCAGGTGCGCGACGGGGTGACCTCTTACACCGAGGCGATGAGCCTCCTCGATGTGCGGCTGGGCACCCTCGACCGGCTGCTTGACCGGAACGAGAACGCGGCGTGAGTTACCTGTTAGATGCAAATATTTTCATGGCGGCGGCCCGTACTTACTACCACCCGGAACTTGTCCCGTCGTTTTGGGGCTGGTTGGAACGAGAAGTAGCGGCCGGGCATGTCCATTCGATCGTCAATGTTCGGGAAGAGATCGAGGGCGGCGATGATGGGGACTTTCTGAAGCGCTGGATCGAGCCTCTTCCTGACAGCTTCTGGTTGGACCCCCACGCTGATGCCCAGCGCGAGATCAAGCGCGTCACGCGGTGGGCAACGTGCCGAGATCTGGATTACAAAGAAGCTGCGCGGGCTAAGTTCCTGACGGGCGCCGATTCCTTCCTGGTTGCGATGGCGCTCGCGGAGGGCCACGTCGTGGTAACCAGCGAGGTGTCAGAGCCGAACTCGAAGAAGAACATTAAGATTCCTGATGCCTGCACCGCTCATGGTGTGGGTTACAAAAACCCACTCGATCTCTACCGCCAGCTGGGTATGCGGTTCTGAAGGTAGGCCGCGAAGCGAAAGCGCGAGGTGCTTTAGGGGCGGCGAACGGGGCTGCACGGTTGTGCGCCCACCGCCGCCACCGCAACTAATTGAGGCCCACACCGCCCACGGCGGCGTCGGAAATTTGGCCCCGCAACCAGGCTGCGGTGTCCCTGCGTACCCGCGCGCCTCGGCCCTCCACCGCCGCCGCCCGCGCCGGGCCGCCCCTCAGCGCTTGACGTTGGTGAACGCCGAGACACCCGTGATCTCGCGGCCGAGGATGAGCGCCTGCATGGAGTCGGTGCCCTCGTAGGTGGCCACGACCTCCATGTCGGAGAGGTGGCGGGCCACGCGGTTCTCCAGCAGCACGCCGTTGCCGCCCATCATGTCGCGGCCGATGCGGCAGACCTCGAGCGAGTTGCGCACCGTCTGCATCTTCATCATGGAGGCCATCGCGTGGGTGAACTCGCCGCGGTCGATCAGTTCGATCATCCGGCGGCACAGCAGCTCGTTCTGGGTGACCCCGGCGAGCATCGTGGCCAGCTTCTCCTGCACGAGCTGGTAGCCGGCGATCGGGGCGCCGAACTGCGTGCGGTCCAGCGCGTACTGGCGCGCCACGGCGAAGGCGGCCACACCGTGCCCGGCGGCCTCCCAGGCCACGCCGCCGCGGGTGGCGCCGAGGACCTTGTTGACGTCCTTGAAGCT includes these proteins:
- a CDS encoding DUF4411 family protein — its product is MSYLLDANIFMAAARTYYHPELVPSFWGWLEREVAAGHVHSIVNVREEIEGGDDGDFLKRWIEPLPDSFWLDPHADAQREIKRVTRWATCRDLDYKEAARAKFLTGADSFLVAMALAEGHVVVTSEVSEPNSKKNIKIPDACTAHGVGYKNPLDLYRQLGMRF